One genomic region from Leptospira montravelensis encodes:
- a CDS encoding PLP-dependent aminotransferase family protein, translating to MTKYKQLAIDLKTEIKSGYYSEGERIPSLREIQSLKSCSLTTAKEAYRILEEEGYIFVVPQSGYFVHPNIRTVISGPQNEFYPAVEADDRIQQIMSMVMDPKLISFGAAIPSDIYLPLGALTSSFKKALRYKEIFSYGDLQGNLGLREWISKRTSIQGYRINNNQIQITSGCTEAITFSLLCTTEPGDTVIVPSPIYVGLFQIFETLRLKVVEIPYRKEEGINSDEYEKLIKRHKPKVFLFSANFNNPNGILLSDLTKQNLAKISYLYGIHLVEDDIYGDLYFSGTRPKPLVSYFPSEPKGPKSFLCSSFSKTIAPGLRMGWVASKSGIRELSKQTRAYKISENNPTQMAVLQFLKLQTYERHLKFLRAEYKKLTDEYTKILTFHSAETLEIQKPDGGFVLWIKSPLDGDKLLNESKKIGMAIAPGSLFGLSKHWDHYFRLNVSVGVSPKIREKLILFSKLFLKKRKP from the coding sequence ATGACAAAATACAAACAATTAGCGATAGACCTAAAAACCGAAATTAAGTCTGGATATTATTCTGAAGGTGAAAGAATTCCATCCCTTCGTGAAATCCAAAGTTTAAAATCATGTAGCCTGACTACTGCTAAAGAGGCTTACCGTATTTTGGAAGAAGAAGGTTATATCTTTGTTGTCCCTCAGTCGGGATACTTCGTACATCCCAATATCCGCACAGTCATCTCTGGACCACAGAATGAATTTTATCCAGCTGTGGAAGCGGATGATCGGATCCAACAAATTATGAGTATGGTTATGGACCCAAAACTCATCTCTTTTGGTGCAGCGATTCCTTCTGATATTTATTTGCCACTCGGAGCCCTAACCTCTTCTTTTAAAAAAGCCCTCAGGTATAAAGAAATTTTTTCTTATGGCGACTTACAAGGAAACCTGGGATTACGAGAATGGATTAGCAAACGCACTTCCATCCAAGGATATAGAATAAACAACAACCAAATCCAAATCACAAGTGGATGTACAGAAGCCATTACCTTTTCTTTACTGTGCACAACAGAACCAGGAGATACAGTGATTGTCCCTTCTCCTATTTATGTTGGATTATTTCAAATTTTTGAAACACTGAGGTTAAAAGTGGTAGAAATTCCTTACCGAAAAGAGGAAGGGATCAATAGTGATGAATATGAAAAACTAATCAAACGCCACAAACCAAAAGTATTTTTATTCTCAGCTAACTTTAATAATCCGAATGGAATTCTTTTGAGTGATTTGACCAAACAAAACCTGGCTAAAATTTCTTATCTATATGGAATACATTTGGTAGAGGATGATATTTATGGAGATTTATATTTTTCGGGCACTAGACCGAAGCCTCTAGTGAGTTATTTTCCTTCTGAACCCAAAGGTCCTAAGTCATTTCTTTGTTCTTCGTTTTCTAAAACGATTGCACCGGGACTTCGGATGGGTTGGGTAGCTTCCAAATCAGGAATTCGAGAATTGAGTAAACAAACAAGGGCTTATAAAATTTCAGAAAACAATCCCACCCAAATGGCAGTCCTTCAATTTCTAAAACTACAAACCTACGAAAGACATCTCAAATTTTTACGGGCTGAATACAAAAAATTGACGGACGAGTATACAAAAATTTTAACCTTCCATAGTGCCGAAACTTTAGAGATCCAAAAACCAGATGGAGGATTTGTGTTGTGGATCAAATCACCGTTAGATGGTGATAAACTATTAAACGAATCCAAAAAAATAGGAATGGCTATTGCTCCAGGATCTCTTTTTGGGCTTTCCAAACATTGGGATCATTATTTTCGCCTAAATGTCTCTGTTGGTGTTTCACCAAAAATTCGAGAAAAACTTATTTTATTTTCCAAGTTATTCTTAAAAAAACGAAAACCCTGA
- a CDS encoding PLP-dependent aminotransferase family protein: MKTEKPSIFSAKRTSFVRTSVIREILKLTVENSDILSFAGGLPNPNLLPKEVLNTVMESVVNENIATAFQYGDSSGYLPLRTEISDRLTDVSWSSPESITITHGSQQGLDILGKMFMDSDTNVLLEDPVYLGALQAFSPYNPNFFSVPIEPDGPNLYLLEEIISQNKIHVFYINPSYQNPSTYTWSLEKRKQIAKILDDNEIILLEDEAYRYLDFSGMVYPSVSSFRKRTDLTFVLGSFSKILSPGFRLGWTVVPEVYRSLFTAIKQGNDLNSNQFSQVVVSKLLNSLDWKSHLHSIQNFYSEKKETLVSLLKEYLPEARFSIPEGGMFLWVEYPKVSSKELMERCLASGVAMVPGTEFSPTCRSSSFFRMNFSFLENEKLELGVKRITKAYRDINT; this comes from the coding sequence ATGAAAACGGAAAAACCAAGTATTTTTTCAGCAAAACGAACTTCTTTTGTTCGCACTTCGGTCATCCGGGAAATTTTAAAACTGACTGTTGAAAATTCGGATATTCTATCTTTTGCGGGAGGACTCCCTAACCCCAACTTACTTCCGAAAGAGGTTTTAAATACAGTGATGGAGTCTGTGGTTAACGAAAATATTGCCACTGCTTTTCAGTATGGTGATTCTTCAGGATACCTCCCACTACGAACAGAAATTTCAGATAGGTTAACTGATGTTTCTTGGTCATCGCCCGAATCCATTACCATCACCCACGGTTCCCAACAAGGGCTTGATATTTTAGGAAAAATGTTTATGGATTCCGATACCAATGTATTGTTGGAAGACCCTGTGTATTTGGGTGCATTGCAGGCATTTTCTCCATACAATCCTAATTTTTTTAGTGTTCCCATCGAACCCGATGGACCCAATTTGTATTTGTTGGAAGAAATTATATCTCAAAACAAAATCCATGTTTTTTATATTAACCCATCCTACCAGAATCCTTCTACCTATACTTGGTCATTGGAAAAAAGAAAACAAATCGCAAAAATTCTAGATGATAATGAAATCATTCTCCTTGAAGACGAAGCTTATCGGTATTTGGATTTTAGTGGAATGGTTTATCCTTCTGTCAGTTCTTTTCGAAAACGTACTGACCTAACATTTGTTCTTGGAAGTTTTTCAAAAATATTATCTCCCGGATTTCGTTTGGGTTGGACGGTGGTGCCAGAGGTTTATCGTTCTCTTTTTACCGCAATCAAACAAGGAAACGATTTGAATTCCAATCAATTTTCACAAGTGGTTGTTTCCAAACTTTTAAATAGTCTGGATTGGAAGAGTCACCTTCATTCCATTCAAAACTTTTATTCAGAAAAAAAGGAAACCTTGGTTTCTTTGTTAAAAGAATATTTACCAGAGGCTCGGTTTTCGATTCCAGAAGGTGGGATGTTTCTTTGGGTAGAATATCCCAAAGTATCTTCCAAAGAACTTATGGAACGTTGTCTTGCCAGTGGAGTGGCTATGGTTCCTGGAACCGAATTTTCACCCACATGCCGATCTTCTTCTTTTTTTCGAATGAACTTTAGTTTTTTAGAAAATGAAAAATTGGAACTCGGTGTGAAACGAATTACAAAAGCCTATCGAGACATAAATACATGA